A region from the Vicia villosa cultivar HV-30 ecotype Madison, WI linkage group LG3, Vvil1.0, whole genome shotgun sequence genome encodes:
- the LOC131660009 gene encoding serine/threonine-protein kinase AFC3-like isoform X1, which translates to MPMGSIMERERTRKRPRLEWDVAPQPSFPQSQRICTVVGDEGIEKKHASPPRRNEGRDGHYVFNLGENLTPRYKILGKMGEGTFGRVLECWDRQTRDYVAIKVIRSIQKYRDAAMIEVDVLERLVKSDVGCSRCVQMQNWFDYRNHICIVFEKLGPSLFDFLKRNKYCPFPVDLVREFGRQLLESVAYMHELRLIHTDLKPENILLVSSDCVKLPSCKRVFSDETQFRCLPKSSAIKLIDFGSTASANQSHSSIVSTRHYRAPEVILGLGWSTPCDLWSVGCILYELCTGEALFQTHENLEHLAMMERVLGPLPEHMVKKANKGAEKYFKRGSRLRWPEGAVSRESINAVKKLGHLKDIISRHVECSRFLLIDLLHGLLTYDPAKRITARQALDHRFFRFTT; encoded by the exons ATGCCAATGGGTTCTATCATGGAAAGGGAACGAACTCGGAAACGACCTCGTCTCGAATGGGATGTAGCTCCTCAACCTTCATTTCCGCAG TCACAGAGAATTTGCACGGTGGTTGGTGATGAAGGAATCGAGAAAAAGCATGCATCGCCTCCGAGAAGAAACGAAGGTCGGGATGGACATTATGTTTTCAATCTCGGCGAAAATCTCACTCCTAGAT ATAAAATTCTCGGCAAAATGGGTGAAG GCACGTTTGGTCGAGTCTTGGAATGTTGGGATCGTCAAACAAGAGATTATGTAGCTATCAAGGTGATTAGAAGCATCCAGAAGTATCGCGACGCGGCAATGATCGAGGTTGATGTGCTGGAGCGACTTGTGAAGAGTGATGTGGGATGCTCACG TTGTGTGCAGATGCAGAATTGGTTTGATTACCGGAATCACATATGCATT GTCTTTGAGAAGCTTGGACCAAGCTTATTTGATTTTCTAAAGAGAAATAAATACTGCCCATTCCCTGTGGATCTTGTTCGTGAATTTGGACGACAGCTTTTGGAATCTGTAGCAT ATATGCATGAACTACGGCTAATCCACACCGACCTGAAGCCAGAAAATATACTTCTTGTTTCTTCTGACTGTGTAAAGCTTCCTAGTTGTAAG AGGGTTTTCTCAGATGAAACACAATTCAGGTGCTTGCCTAAGTCTAGTGCTATTAAGCTGATTGATTTTGGTAGTACTGCGTCTGCAAATCAGAGCCATAGCTCCATTGTTTCTACAAGGCATTACAGAGCCCCTGAGGTTATCTTAG GTCTAGGGTGGTCAACGCCGTGTGATTTGTGGAGTGTTGGATGTATTCTTTACGAATTATGCACG GGAGAAGCATTGTTTCAGACACATGAAAATTTGGAGCACCTTGCAATGATGGAGAGAGTTTTGGGACCTCTACCAGAGCATATGGTTAAAAAGGCTAA CAAGGGTGCAGAAAAATATTTCAAGCGTGGATCTCGACTAAGATGGCCTGAAGGAGCTGTTTCAAGGGAGAGCATTAATGCAGTGAAGAAGCTTGGTCATCTTAAG GACATTATATCACGTCATGTAGAGTGCTCGAGGTTCTTGTTAATTGATTTATTACATGGCTTATTGACTTATGATCCGGCCAAACGTATTACTGCTCGCCAGGCCCTTGATCACCGCTTCTTTAGGTTTACAACTTAA
- the LOC131660009 gene encoding serine/threonine-protein kinase AFC3-like isoform X2 — translation MPMGSIMERERTRKRPRLEWDVAPQPSFPQRICTVVGDEGIEKKHASPPRRNEGRDGHYVFNLGENLTPRYKILGKMGEGTFGRVLECWDRQTRDYVAIKVIRSIQKYRDAAMIEVDVLERLVKSDVGCSRCVQMQNWFDYRNHICIVFEKLGPSLFDFLKRNKYCPFPVDLVREFGRQLLESVAYMHELRLIHTDLKPENILLVSSDCVKLPSCKRVFSDETQFRCLPKSSAIKLIDFGSTASANQSHSSIVSTRHYRAPEVILGLGWSTPCDLWSVGCILYELCTGEALFQTHENLEHLAMMERVLGPLPEHMVKKANKGAEKYFKRGSRLRWPEGAVSRESINAVKKLGHLKDIISRHVECSRFLLIDLLHGLLTYDPAKRITARQALDHRFFRFTT, via the exons ATGCCAATGGGTTCTATCATGGAAAGGGAACGAACTCGGAAACGACCTCGTCTCGAATGGGATGTAGCTCCTCAACCTTCATTTCCGCAG AGAATTTGCACGGTGGTTGGTGATGAAGGAATCGAGAAAAAGCATGCATCGCCTCCGAGAAGAAACGAAGGTCGGGATGGACATTATGTTTTCAATCTCGGCGAAAATCTCACTCCTAGAT ATAAAATTCTCGGCAAAATGGGTGAAG GCACGTTTGGTCGAGTCTTGGAATGTTGGGATCGTCAAACAAGAGATTATGTAGCTATCAAGGTGATTAGAAGCATCCAGAAGTATCGCGACGCGGCAATGATCGAGGTTGATGTGCTGGAGCGACTTGTGAAGAGTGATGTGGGATGCTCACG TTGTGTGCAGATGCAGAATTGGTTTGATTACCGGAATCACATATGCATT GTCTTTGAGAAGCTTGGACCAAGCTTATTTGATTTTCTAAAGAGAAATAAATACTGCCCATTCCCTGTGGATCTTGTTCGTGAATTTGGACGACAGCTTTTGGAATCTGTAGCAT ATATGCATGAACTACGGCTAATCCACACCGACCTGAAGCCAGAAAATATACTTCTTGTTTCTTCTGACTGTGTAAAGCTTCCTAGTTGTAAG AGGGTTTTCTCAGATGAAACACAATTCAGGTGCTTGCCTAAGTCTAGTGCTATTAAGCTGATTGATTTTGGTAGTACTGCGTCTGCAAATCAGAGCCATAGCTCCATTGTTTCTACAAGGCATTACAGAGCCCCTGAGGTTATCTTAG GTCTAGGGTGGTCAACGCCGTGTGATTTGTGGAGTGTTGGATGTATTCTTTACGAATTATGCACG GGAGAAGCATTGTTTCAGACACATGAAAATTTGGAGCACCTTGCAATGATGGAGAGAGTTTTGGGACCTCTACCAGAGCATATGGTTAAAAAGGCTAA CAAGGGTGCAGAAAAATATTTCAAGCGTGGATCTCGACTAAGATGGCCTGAAGGAGCTGTTTCAAGGGAGAGCATTAATGCAGTGAAGAAGCTTGGTCATCTTAAG GACATTATATCACGTCATGTAGAGTGCTCGAGGTTCTTGTTAATTGATTTATTACATGGCTTATTGACTTATGATCCGGCCAAACGTATTACTGCTCGCCAGGCCCTTGATCACCGCTTCTTTAGGTTTACAACTTAA
- the LOC131660009 gene encoding serine/threonine-protein kinase AFC3-like isoform X4, whose translation MPMGSIMERERTRKRPRLEWDVAPQPSFPQRICTVVGDEGIEKKHASPPRRNEDKILGKMGEGTFGRVLECWDRQTRDYVAIKVIRSIQKYRDAAMIEVDVLERLVKSDVGCSRCVQMQNWFDYRNHICIVFEKLGPSLFDFLKRNKYCPFPVDLVREFGRQLLESVAYMHELRLIHTDLKPENILLVSSDCVKLPSCKRVFSDETQFRCLPKSSAIKLIDFGSTASANQSHSSIVSTRHYRAPEVILGLGWSTPCDLWSVGCILYELCTGEALFQTHENLEHLAMMERVLGPLPEHMVKKANKGAEKYFKRGSRLRWPEGAVSRESINAVKKLGHLKDIISRHVECSRFLLIDLLHGLLTYDPAKRITARQALDHRFFRFTT comes from the exons ATGCCAATGGGTTCTATCATGGAAAGGGAACGAACTCGGAAACGACCTCGTCTCGAATGGGATGTAGCTCCTCAACCTTCATTTCCGCAG AGAATTTGCACGGTGGTTGGTGATGAAGGAATCGAGAAAAAGCATGCATCGCCTCCGAGAAGAAACGAAG ATAAAATTCTCGGCAAAATGGGTGAAG GCACGTTTGGTCGAGTCTTGGAATGTTGGGATCGTCAAACAAGAGATTATGTAGCTATCAAGGTGATTAGAAGCATCCAGAAGTATCGCGACGCGGCAATGATCGAGGTTGATGTGCTGGAGCGACTTGTGAAGAGTGATGTGGGATGCTCACG TTGTGTGCAGATGCAGAATTGGTTTGATTACCGGAATCACATATGCATT GTCTTTGAGAAGCTTGGACCAAGCTTATTTGATTTTCTAAAGAGAAATAAATACTGCCCATTCCCTGTGGATCTTGTTCGTGAATTTGGACGACAGCTTTTGGAATCTGTAGCAT ATATGCATGAACTACGGCTAATCCACACCGACCTGAAGCCAGAAAATATACTTCTTGTTTCTTCTGACTGTGTAAAGCTTCCTAGTTGTAAG AGGGTTTTCTCAGATGAAACACAATTCAGGTGCTTGCCTAAGTCTAGTGCTATTAAGCTGATTGATTTTGGTAGTACTGCGTCTGCAAATCAGAGCCATAGCTCCATTGTTTCTACAAGGCATTACAGAGCCCCTGAGGTTATCTTAG GTCTAGGGTGGTCAACGCCGTGTGATTTGTGGAGTGTTGGATGTATTCTTTACGAATTATGCACG GGAGAAGCATTGTTTCAGACACATGAAAATTTGGAGCACCTTGCAATGATGGAGAGAGTTTTGGGACCTCTACCAGAGCATATGGTTAAAAAGGCTAA CAAGGGTGCAGAAAAATATTTCAAGCGTGGATCTCGACTAAGATGGCCTGAAGGAGCTGTTTCAAGGGAGAGCATTAATGCAGTGAAGAAGCTTGGTCATCTTAAG GACATTATATCACGTCATGTAGAGTGCTCGAGGTTCTTGTTAATTGATTTATTACATGGCTTATTGACTTATGATCCGGCCAAACGTATTACTGCTCGCCAGGCCCTTGATCACCGCTTCTTTAGGTTTACAACTTAA
- the LOC131660009 gene encoding serine/threonine-protein kinase AFC3-like isoform X3 → MPMGSIMERERTRKRPRLEWDVAPQPSFPQSQRICTVVGDEGIEKKHASPPRRNEDKILGKMGEGTFGRVLECWDRQTRDYVAIKVIRSIQKYRDAAMIEVDVLERLVKSDVGCSRCVQMQNWFDYRNHICIVFEKLGPSLFDFLKRNKYCPFPVDLVREFGRQLLESVAYMHELRLIHTDLKPENILLVSSDCVKLPSCKRVFSDETQFRCLPKSSAIKLIDFGSTASANQSHSSIVSTRHYRAPEVILGLGWSTPCDLWSVGCILYELCTGEALFQTHENLEHLAMMERVLGPLPEHMVKKANKGAEKYFKRGSRLRWPEGAVSRESINAVKKLGHLKDIISRHVECSRFLLIDLLHGLLTYDPAKRITARQALDHRFFRFTT, encoded by the exons ATGCCAATGGGTTCTATCATGGAAAGGGAACGAACTCGGAAACGACCTCGTCTCGAATGGGATGTAGCTCCTCAACCTTCATTTCCGCAG TCACAGAGAATTTGCACGGTGGTTGGTGATGAAGGAATCGAGAAAAAGCATGCATCGCCTCCGAGAAGAAACGAAG ATAAAATTCTCGGCAAAATGGGTGAAG GCACGTTTGGTCGAGTCTTGGAATGTTGGGATCGTCAAACAAGAGATTATGTAGCTATCAAGGTGATTAGAAGCATCCAGAAGTATCGCGACGCGGCAATGATCGAGGTTGATGTGCTGGAGCGACTTGTGAAGAGTGATGTGGGATGCTCACG TTGTGTGCAGATGCAGAATTGGTTTGATTACCGGAATCACATATGCATT GTCTTTGAGAAGCTTGGACCAAGCTTATTTGATTTTCTAAAGAGAAATAAATACTGCCCATTCCCTGTGGATCTTGTTCGTGAATTTGGACGACAGCTTTTGGAATCTGTAGCAT ATATGCATGAACTACGGCTAATCCACACCGACCTGAAGCCAGAAAATATACTTCTTGTTTCTTCTGACTGTGTAAAGCTTCCTAGTTGTAAG AGGGTTTTCTCAGATGAAACACAATTCAGGTGCTTGCCTAAGTCTAGTGCTATTAAGCTGATTGATTTTGGTAGTACTGCGTCTGCAAATCAGAGCCATAGCTCCATTGTTTCTACAAGGCATTACAGAGCCCCTGAGGTTATCTTAG GTCTAGGGTGGTCAACGCCGTGTGATTTGTGGAGTGTTGGATGTATTCTTTACGAATTATGCACG GGAGAAGCATTGTTTCAGACACATGAAAATTTGGAGCACCTTGCAATGATGGAGAGAGTTTTGGGACCTCTACCAGAGCATATGGTTAAAAAGGCTAA CAAGGGTGCAGAAAAATATTTCAAGCGTGGATCTCGACTAAGATGGCCTGAAGGAGCTGTTTCAAGGGAGAGCATTAATGCAGTGAAGAAGCTTGGTCATCTTAAG GACATTATATCACGTCATGTAGAGTGCTCGAGGTTCTTGTTAATTGATTTATTACATGGCTTATTGACTTATGATCCGGCCAAACGTATTACTGCTCGCCAGGCCCTTGATCACCGCTTCTTTAGGTTTACAACTTAA